A stretch of the Mesorhizobium sp. Pch-S genome encodes the following:
- the wecB gene encoding UDP-N-acetylglucosamine 2-epimerase (non-hydrolyzing): MSTVSHSKSHGKRKLLIVFGTRPEALKCFPVARAALAHPDFITEICVTGQHREMVAQVIELTGLPVHHDLDIMQPGQTLFDVTSRVLLGMADVLDKSRPDIVLVQGDTTTAMTAALAAFYKRIPVAHIEAGLRSHNINSPFPEELNRKIAGDIATWHFAPTAEARDNLLAEGKAADTIFVTGNTVIDTLLHFSSEIDADAEMNARLAARFPFIDPTKKMILVTGHRRENFDGGIQRICSALKTLAMRKDVQIVYPVHPNPNVRLVVEKELGGVANIHLIDPQDYLPFLYLQKQSYLVLTDSGGVQEEAPSLGKPVLVMRENTERPEGVAAGTARLVGTDIEKILSNANSLLDDESIYRGMAERHNPYGDGLAAIRIIEELQHHG; encoded by the coding sequence ATGAGCACTGTTTCGCATTCCAAGTCGCACGGCAAACGAAAACTGTTGATCGTGTTCGGCACAAGACCTGAAGCGCTTAAATGCTTTCCGGTTGCGCGTGCTGCACTGGCCCACCCGGACTTCATAACCGAAATCTGCGTCACCGGCCAACATCGCGAGATGGTGGCGCAAGTCATCGAGCTGACCGGTCTGCCGGTACATCATGATCTCGACATCATGCAACCGGGCCAGACCTTGTTCGACGTGACTTCGCGCGTGCTTCTCGGCATGGCCGACGTGCTCGACAAGTCCAGGCCGGACATCGTGCTCGTGCAAGGCGACACCACCACCGCGATGACCGCGGCGCTGGCCGCCTTCTACAAGCGCATTCCGGTCGCCCACATCGAAGCCGGATTGCGCAGCCACAACATCAATTCCCCCTTTCCCGAGGAACTGAACCGCAAGATCGCCGGCGACATCGCCACCTGGCATTTCGCGCCTACTGCGGAAGCGCGCGACAATCTGCTTGCCGAAGGAAAGGCCGCCGATACCATCTTCGTGACCGGCAACACGGTCATCGACACGCTGCTGCATTTCTCCAGCGAGATCGACGCCGATGCCGAGATGAACGCCAGGCTTGCCGCGCGTTTTCCTTTCATCGACCCGACGAAGAAGATGATCCTCGTCACCGGTCACCGGCGGGAAAATTTCGACGGTGGCATTCAGCGTATCTGCAGCGCGCTGAAGACACTGGCGATGCGCAAGGATGTGCAGATCGTCTACCCGGTCCACCCAAACCCCAACGTGCGGCTGGTGGTCGAGAAGGAGCTGGGCGGCGTGGCGAACATCCACCTGATCGACCCGCAGGACTATCTGCCGTTCCTGTATCTGCAGAAGCAGAGCTATCTGGTGCTGACCGACAGCGGCGGCGTGCAGGAAGAGGCGCCGTCGCTTGGCAAGCCGGTACTGGTGATGCGGGAGAATACAGAGCGCCCCGAAGGTGTCGCCGCGGGTACCGCACGGCTTGTTGGCACCGACATCGAAAAAATTCTGTCCAATGCCAATAGCTTGCTCGATGATGAGAGCATCTATCGTGGTATGGCGGAGCGACACAATCCATATGGCGATGGCCTCGCCGCGATCCGGATCATTGAGGAACTACAGCACCATGGCTGA
- a CDS encoding GumC family protein, with translation MSAGTRPPTSAADAGISPYERIENARRASAAKLQQGTSSAARALTNPPPHAPQPQAAVPVATVTLDKIGTFLELDFRRLFVWLRSGLLLAFLLAIVGAIVGGAYSMLGKQLYTVTTDILINPANLQVIQNDLYPQSGQVDGQILTTRSKQRILTSGSVLSGVVDELELYNDPEFFDASRSAGKADAPKADPKLAAQKSLALKVKTSGDERSFVTTLTVSAQTPEKAVKISQSIVKHFQEELASAEASGASRAAAALDTRLGQLKSDVQAAEEKVEAYRRSHSLSSSNGQLVSSQTMTQLNSQIGEEQSRVVAAQANYDALVASGINGTPSAPETSEALAALRDRANGLRQQIDSQAMTFGPRHPTIVRLKTELETVGTQLRAEYARTVDQAKVNLNRTKASLASLNAKMNDLQGRVFADNESEVALRELLRDAASKTAIYESFLSRARQITERGQIDTTNVQVISTAVPPNKRSWPPSTTILVGAGAVGGFGLGMLLAIAWGILRDMRRPPSRREPSIAGA, from the coding sequence ATGTCCGCGGGTACCCGCCCACCTACTTCTGCGGCGGACGCCGGTATCAGCCCTTACGAGCGCATCGAAAATGCGCGGCGCGCCAGCGCGGCAAAGCTCCAGCAAGGTACCTCGAGCGCGGCTCGCGCGCTTACGAATCCCCCGCCGCATGCGCCACAGCCGCAGGCAGCCGTGCCGGTCGCCACGGTGACGCTGGACAAGATCGGGACTTTCCTCGAGCTCGATTTCCGCCGCCTGTTCGTCTGGCTGCGCTCCGGTCTTCTGCTGGCATTCCTGCTGGCTATCGTCGGCGCGATCGTCGGCGGCGCCTATTCGATGCTGGGCAAGCAGCTGTATACGGTGACCACGGATATCCTGATCAATCCCGCCAATCTGCAGGTCATCCAGAACGACCTCTACCCTCAATCGGGCCAGGTCGATGGCCAGATCCTGACCACGCGCAGCAAGCAGCGTATCCTGACCTCGGGAAGCGTGCTTTCCGGCGTGGTCGACGAGCTTGAACTCTACAACGATCCCGAATTCTTCGACGCCAGCCGAAGCGCCGGCAAAGCCGACGCTCCCAAAGCCGACCCGAAACTCGCCGCGCAGAAAAGCCTGGCGCTGAAGGTCAAGACGAGCGGGGACGAAAGGTCGTTCGTGACGACGCTCACCGTGTCGGCGCAAACTCCGGAAAAAGCCGTCAAGATTTCACAATCCATCGTCAAGCACTTCCAGGAAGAACTGGCAAGCGCCGAGGCTTCCGGCGCCAGTCGCGCCGCCGCCGCCCTCGATACGCGCCTGGGCCAGCTCAAAAGCGACGTGCAGGCCGCCGAAGAGAAAGTCGAGGCCTACCGCCGCAGCCACAGCCTGTCCTCCAGCAACGGTCAGCTCGTCAGCTCCCAGACGATGACACAGCTCAACAGCCAGATCGGCGAGGAACAGTCGCGCGTCGTCGCCGCGCAGGCGAACTATGACGCCCTGGTCGCCTCGGGTATCAATGGAACCCCATCCGCCCCCGAAACGTCGGAGGCCCTTGCCGCCTTGCGTGACAGGGCAAACGGTTTGCGGCAGCAGATCGATTCGCAGGCCATGACATTCGGGCCCCGCCACCCGACGATCGTCCGTCTCAAGACGGAACTGGAGACCGTGGGCACGCAGCTGCGAGCCGAATACGCGCGGACCGTCGACCAGGCCAAGGTCAACCTGAACAGGACGAAGGCCTCGCTGGCTTCGCTCAACGCCAAGATGAACGACCTGCAGGGCCGGGTCTTCGCCGACAACGAGTCGGAGGTCGCCCTGCGCGAACTTCTGCGCGATGCGGCATCGAAGACGGCGATCTATGAGAGCTTCCTGTCGCGCGCACGGCAGATCACCGAGCGCGGACAGATCGACACCACCAACGTCCAGGTGATTTCCACCGCAGTGCCCCCGAACAAGCGCTCGTGGCCACCCAGCACGACGATCCTGGTCGGTGCGGGAGCGGTCGGCGGCTTTGGCCTTGGCATGTTACTTGCCATTGCCTGGGGCATCCTTCGCGACATGCGCCGTCCGCCCAGCCGCCGGGAACCCAGCATCGCCGGCGCCTGA
- a CDS encoding glycosyltransferase: MAKRIVFHIASLRGGGAERVFVLMANELASRGHDVTLFTWNAEGPNAALRSPAVKLINLSFAIHGEGYSKADTLKGVVQGARVLRRLAPDAVFSAPEFANLLMAVALLLAPSRAKFFPSFHAAASHTSNRIGARLAGYLSSLVAARATSAIAVSEGVGGDLVANGFSRSKVTVINNPLPSPAPLREHNYPWQAELKAMGDGPVIITAGRLVPVKDHRTLLQAFARLRASRDARLVIFGEGPLDAELRAYAGEIGIAQDVLFAGYVDDPAACYAVADLFALSSTSEGFGNVLVEAMAAGVPVVSTDAPHGPREILGDGRFGSLVPVGDANALAEAMGRMLDRPTPAAALSARAADFTIEKIGDRYEALL; the protein is encoded by the coding sequence ATGGCAAAGCGCATCGTTTTCCACATTGCCAGCCTGAGGGGCGGCGGCGCCGAGCGCGTCTTCGTCCTCATGGCCAATGAGCTGGCATCCCGTGGCCACGACGTCACGCTGTTCACCTGGAATGCCGAAGGGCCCAACGCTGCCTTGCGCTCGCCTGCCGTGAAGCTGATCAATCTCAGCTTCGCCATTCACGGCGAAGGCTACAGCAAGGCCGACACGCTGAAAGGCGTGGTGCAGGGAGCGCGCGTGCTGAGGCGGCTAGCTCCTGACGCGGTCTTCAGCGCTCCCGAATTCGCCAATCTGCTGATGGCGGTGGCACTGTTGCTGGCACCAAGCCGGGCCAAATTCTTTCCAAGCTTTCATGCCGCAGCTTCACACACGTCCAACAGGATCGGTGCCAGACTGGCGGGCTATCTCTCGTCGCTGGTGGCGGCACGCGCCACCAGCGCCATCGCTGTCTCCGAAGGCGTCGGTGGCGACCTGGTGGCAAATGGCTTTTCCAGATCCAAGGTCACCGTCATCAACAACCCGCTGCCATCGCCGGCCCCACTCCGGGAGCACAACTACCCCTGGCAAGCAGAACTGAAGGCCATGGGTGACGGCCCGGTCATCATCACGGCCGGACGTCTTGTTCCCGTCAAGGACCATCGGACCTTGCTGCAAGCCTTCGCAAGGCTGCGCGCCAGCCGGGATGCCCGTCTCGTCATCTTCGGCGAAGGTCCGCTGGACGCTGAACTGCGTGCCTATGCCGGGGAAATCGGTATCGCGCAGGATGTGCTGTTTGCCGGCTACGTCGACGATCCCGCAGCCTGCTATGCGGTTGCCGACCTGTTCGCGCTGTCGTCGACAAGCGAGGGCTTCGGCAATGTCCTGGTCGAAGCCATGGCTGCCGGTGTCCCGGTTGTCTCCACCGATGCGCCACACGGCCCGCGCGAAATCCTTGGCGACGGCCGTTTCGGCAGCCTGGTGCCGGTTGGCGACGCCAATGCCCTGGCGGAAGCCATGGGCAGGATGCTCGATCGGCCGACCCCCGCCGCGGCGCTGTCAGCCAGGGCCGCGGATTTCACGATTGAAAAGATCGGCGACCGTTACGAAGCGCTGCTCTAG
- the doeB gene encoding N(2)-acetyl-L-2,4-diaminobutanoate deacetylase DoeB yields MPGQRTAQAGGEGLTMSRSSPISATVDFDRDGVQHGFLRLPYSRDDSAWGSVMIPICVVKNGSGPTALLTGGNHGDEYEGPLALYELARTLDPKAVAGSVIIVPAMNYPAFRAGTRTSPIDKGNMNRSFPGRPDGTVTEKIADYFQRELLPRADIVLDFHSGGRTLDFVPFCAAHILPDKKQEARAFAAVEAFSAPFSMKMLEIDAVGMYDSAAEEMGKVFVTTELGGGGTSRAETVRIARRGILNVLRHEGMVDGAVEKLPTRWLDMPSGDCFCFAEEDGMIETMVDLGEPIEAGAVVARIHSTGRTGQAPQEIRARISGLLTARHFPGLVKAGDCVSVVAVVER; encoded by the coding sequence ATGCCTGGCCAACGTACCGCGCAAGCTGGTGGTGAAGGACTGACGATGTCGCGGTCTTCTCCCATTTCCGCGACCGTCGATTTCGACCGCGACGGCGTCCAGCACGGCTTCCTGCGGCTGCCCTACAGCCGCGACGATTCCGCCTGGGGTTCGGTGATGATCCCGATCTGCGTGGTGAAGAACGGCAGCGGCCCGACCGCGCTGCTCACCGGCGGCAACCATGGCGATGAATATGAGGGGCCTCTCGCCCTCTACGAACTCGCCCGCACGCTCGATCCGAAAGCCGTCGCCGGCTCGGTGATCATCGTGCCGGCGATGAACTACCCGGCATTCCGCGCCGGCACGCGCACATCGCCCATCGACAAGGGCAACATGAACCGCAGCTTCCCCGGCCGTCCCGATGGCACGGTCACGGAGAAGATCGCCGACTATTTCCAGCGCGAACTGCTGCCGCGCGCGGATATCGTCCTCGATTTCCATTCCGGTGGGCGCACCCTGGATTTCGTGCCGTTCTGCGCCGCCCATATCCTGCCCGACAAGAAACAGGAGGCCCGCGCCTTCGCGGCGGTCGAGGCGTTCTCCGCGCCTTTTTCGATGAAGATGCTCGAGATCGATGCGGTCGGCATGTACGACAGTGCTGCCGAGGAGATGGGCAAGGTCTTTGTCACCACCGAACTCGGTGGTGGCGGTACCTCGCGGGCCGAAACCGTGCGCATCGCCAGGCGCGGCATCCTGAATGTGCTGCGCCACGAAGGCATGGTCGACGGTGCGGTCGAGAAGCTGCCGACACGTTGGCTCGATATGCCTTCCGGCGACTGCTTCTGCTTTGCCGAGGAGGACGGCATGATCGAGACCATGGTCGATCTCGGCGAGCCCATCGAGGCCGGTGCTGTCGTTGCGCGCATTCATTCGACCGGCCGCACCGGACAGGCGCCGCAGGAAATCAGGGCTAGGATTTCCGGCCTGCTGACCGCCCGGCATTTCCCGGGCCTGGTCAAGGCCGGGGATTGTGTGTCGGTGGTGGCGGTCGTGGAGCGGTAA
- the doeA gene encoding ectoine hydrolase DoeA (DoeA (degradation of ectoine A) is also called EutD (ectoine utilization D).), translating into MQPNLKFSREEYAERLAKTRAAMEAKGVDVLICSDPSNMAWLTGYDGWSFYVHQAVIVPPHGEPIWYGRGQDANGAKRTAYLNHDNIIGYADHYVQSTERHPMDYLAGLLAKRGWDGKRIGVEMDNYWFSAKAFASLQQHLPNARFVDATALVNWQRAVKSATEIDYMRKAARIVEAMHQRIVDKMEVGMRKCDLVAEIYDAGIRGADGFGGDYPAIVPLLPSGEDASAPHLTWDDKPMKAGEGTFFEIAGCYHRYHCPLSRTVFLGKPTQAFLDAEKATLEGMEAGLAAARPGNTCEDIANAFFAVLKKYGIVKDNRTGYPIGISYPPDWGERTMSLRPGDRTELKPGMTFHFMTGLWLETMGLEITESILITETGVECLANVPRKLVVKD; encoded by the coding sequence ATGCAGCCCAATTTGAAGTTTTCGCGCGAGGAGTATGCGGAACGCCTCGCAAAGACACGCGCGGCCATGGAGGCCAAGGGTGTCGATGTGCTGATCTGCTCGGACCCTTCCAACATGGCCTGGCTGACGGGTTATGACGGCTGGTCCTTCTACGTGCACCAGGCAGTGATCGTGCCGCCGCATGGTGAGCCGATCTGGTACGGGCGCGGCCAGGACGCCAACGGCGCCAAGCGCACCGCCTATCTGAACCACGACAACATCATCGGTTATGCCGATCACTATGTGCAGTCGACCGAGCGCCACCCGATGGACTATCTCGCCGGTCTGCTTGCAAAGCGCGGCTGGGATGGCAAGCGGATCGGTGTCGAGATGGACAATTACTGGTTCTCGGCCAAGGCTTTCGCCTCGCTGCAGCAGCACCTGCCCAATGCGCGTTTCGTCGACGCCACCGCGCTGGTCAACTGGCAGCGCGCGGTCAAGAGCGCGACCGAGATCGACTACATGCGCAAAGCCGCCCGCATCGTCGAAGCGATGCATCAGCGCATCGTCGACAAGATGGAAGTCGGCATGCGCAAATGCGATCTCGTCGCCGAGATCTATGATGCCGGTATCCGTGGCGCAGACGGCTTCGGTGGTGATTATCCGGCGATCGTGCCGTTGCTGCCGTCAGGCGAGGATGCCTCCGCGCCACACCTGACCTGGGACGACAAGCCGATGAAGGCGGGCGAGGGCACTTTCTTCGAGATCGCCGGTTGTTATCACCGCTACCACTGCCCGCTGTCGCGCACCGTCTTCCTCGGCAAGCCGACGCAGGCGTTCCTGGACGCCGAGAAGGCGACGCTGGAAGGCATGGAGGCTGGGCTGGCGGCAGCGAGGCCCGGCAACACCTGCGAGGACATCGCCAACGCCTTCTTTGCCGTCCTGAAGAAGTACGGCATCGTCAAGGACAACCGCACCGGCTATCCGATCGGCATCTCCTACCCGCCGGACTGGGGCGAACGCACGATGAGCCTGCGCCCCGGCGACCGCACCGAGCTGAAGCCCGGCATGACCTTCCATTTCATGACCGGACTGTGGCTGGAGACGATGGGACTGGAGATCACGGAATCGATCCTGATCACCGAGACCGGGGTCGAATGCCTGGCCAACGTACCGCGCAAGCTGGTGGTGAAGGACTGA
- a CDS encoding cyclodeaminase, with protein MRPMTILTEADLRRLVKLDLEAVACVENAFRALATEKVAMPPILRLDIPEHRGEVDVKTAYVPGIDAFAIKISPGFFDNPRLGLPSTNGLMVLLSATTGVTEALLIDNGYLTDIRTAAAGAVAAKHLSRPDAACAAIFGAGMQAKLQLEALKLVRPITQARIWARDIAKAETAAGELRERLGIDVRAESDAAEAAAGVDVIVTTTPATEPLIHAGFVSAGQHITAMGSDAEHKNEIAPAVIRMADLYVADSARQTRRLGELHHAIDAAVMAADAEVTELGQIIAGRKHGRRSTADITLADLTGTGVQDTAIATLARDRARAAGAGTIFES; from the coding sequence ATGAGGCCAATGACCATCCTCACCGAAGCAGACCTGCGCCGCCTTGTGAAGCTCGATCTCGAGGCCGTGGCCTGCGTGGAAAATGCCTTCCGCGCGCTGGCCACGGAAAAGGTGGCGATGCCGCCGATCCTCAGGCTCGACATTCCCGAGCATCGCGGCGAAGTCGACGTGAAGACGGCCTATGTGCCTGGCATCGATGCTTTCGCCATCAAGATCAGCCCCGGCTTCTTTGACAACCCGAGGCTCGGCTTGCCGAGTACCAACGGGTTGATGGTGCTGCTGTCGGCAACGACCGGCGTCACCGAAGCGCTCCTGATCGATAACGGCTATCTCACCGATATCCGCACCGCAGCCGCCGGTGCGGTGGCGGCAAAACACCTTTCTCGCCCGGACGCCGCGTGCGCCGCCATCTTCGGCGCCGGCATGCAGGCGAAACTGCAACTCGAAGCGCTGAAGCTGGTGCGGCCGATCACTCAAGCGCGCATCTGGGCGCGCGATATCGCAAAGGCGGAGACGGCCGCCGGCGAACTGCGCGAGCGGCTGGGCATCGATGTGCGCGCCGAGTCCGACGCGGCGGAGGCGGCAGCCGGTGTGGACGTGATCGTCACCACGACGCCGGCGACCGAACCGCTGATCCATGCCGGCTTCGTCTCGGCGGGGCAGCACATCACAGCCATGGGCTCCGACGCCGAGCACAAGAACGAGATCGCGCCGGCGGTGATCCGCATGGCCGATCTCTACGTCGCCGACAGCGCCCGGCAGACGCGCCGGCTCGGCGAGCTGCACCACGCCATCGATGCGGCAGTGATGGCGGCCGATGCCGAGGTCACCGAACTCGGCCAGATCATCGCAGGCCGCAAGCATGGCCGGCGCAGCACGGCCGATATCACGCTTGCCGATCTCACCGGCACGGGCGTGCAGGATACCGCCATAGCAACGCTGGCGCGGGATCGGGCGAGGGCGGCGGGTGCCGGAACGATTTTTGAAAGCTGA
- the eutB gene encoding hydroxyectoine utilization dehydratase EutB: MDSVTFQHILVARDRIAGKIAATPVAASVTLSERLDVPVYLKLEHRQTTGSFKLRGASNAIAWLDAEDRKRGVVAASTGNHGRALSFAARLEGMRAVICMSRLVPANKVEEIRRLGAEIRIVGNSQDDAQVEVERLAAEEGLVMVPPFDHPAVIAGQGTLGLEIASAVADVETVLVPLSGGGLAAGIAAAVKGTRPHAKVIGISMQRGAAMKASLDAGRPVQVEEMPTLADSLGGGIGLDNRLTFSMCRDLLDDVVLLSEAEIAAGITHAYSQEREIVEGAGAVGIAALLAGKVRPRGPVVLVLSGRNIDMGLHRDIVCGKEELAA; the protein is encoded by the coding sequence ATGGACAGCGTCACCTTCCAGCATATCCTGGTCGCGCGCGATCGCATCGCGGGCAAGATCGCTGCAACGCCGGTCGCAGCCTCCGTCACCCTGTCGGAGCGCCTCGATGTCCCGGTGTACCTCAAGCTCGAGCATCGCCAGACGACCGGCAGCTTCAAGCTGCGTGGCGCTTCCAATGCGATCGCGTGGCTCGACGCCGAAGACAGGAAACGCGGCGTCGTCGCCGCCTCGACCGGCAATCACGGCCGCGCGCTCAGCTTTGCCGCGCGGCTCGAAGGCATGCGCGCCGTCATCTGCATGTCCAGGCTGGTTCCGGCCAACAAGGTCGAGGAGATCCGCCGCCTCGGCGCCGAGATCCGCATCGTCGGCAACAGCCAGGATGATGCCCAGGTCGAGGTCGAGCGGCTGGCGGCGGAGGAAGGGCTGGTCATGGTGCCGCCCTTCGACCATCCGGCGGTGATCGCCGGGCAAGGTACGCTCGGCCTCGAGATCGCCAGCGCCGTTGCCGACGTCGAGACCGTGCTGGTGCCGCTGTCCGGCGGCGGGCTGGCGGCAGGCATTGCCGCGGCGGTGAAAGGCACCAGGCCGCACGCGAAAGTCATCGGCATTTCGATGCAGCGCGGCGCGGCGATGAAAGCCAGTCTCGATGCCGGCCGGCCGGTCCAGGTCGAGGAAATGCCGACCCTGGCGGACTCGCTCGGCGGCGGCATCGGTCTCGACAACCGGCTGACCTTTTCGATGTGCCGCGACCTGCTCGACGATGTCGTGCTGCTGTCCGAGGCGGAAATCGCTGCCGGCATTACCCACGCCTACAGCCAGGAGCGTGAGATCGTCGAAGGCGCCGGCGCGGTCGGTATCGCGGCGCTGCTGGCCGGCAAGGTCAGGCCGCGAGGCCCGGTCGTGCTGGTGCTCTCCGGCCGCAACATCGACATGGGCCTGCATCGCGACATCGTGTGCGGCAAGGAGGAGCTCGCGGCATGA
- the eutA gene encoding ectoine utilization protein EutA, which yields MDMAPDIHLHPERPALDPRPLERRVGLIILATDHTTEPDYRRMVASERIGVYVARVAYANPTTPENLRKMQPALTEAAALILPDEKLDAICYSCTSASVVIGDLEIEAAIQTAKPGVTVVTPPMAAMQGLRGLGAKTISVLTPYTIETSRPMAEYFVRHGFNIASFTCLGFDDDREMARIAPSTLVELARQAMHPDADALFVSCTALRSALAAVAIEEAIGRPVVTSNQATAWNCLRLCGDDSAHPEWGRLMTCPLPRG from the coding sequence ATAGACATGGCACCTGATATCCATCTCCATCCGGAGCGCCCGGCGCTGGACCCGCGCCCGCTGGAAAGGCGTGTCGGCCTGATCATCCTGGCAACCGATCACACCACCGAGCCGGACTACCGGCGCATGGTGGCGAGCGAGCGCATCGGCGTCTATGTCGCGCGCGTCGCCTACGCCAATCCGACCACGCCGGAAAACCTGCGCAAGATGCAGCCGGCCCTGACCGAGGCTGCCGCCCTCATCCTGCCGGACGAGAAGCTCGACGCCATCTGCTATTCCTGCACCTCGGCCTCGGTCGTGATCGGCGACCTCGAGATCGAGGCTGCGATACAAACCGCCAAGCCCGGCGTGACCGTGGTGACGCCGCCGATGGCGGCCATGCAGGGTTTAAGGGGGCTGGGCGCCAAAACCATCAGCGTGCTGACGCCCTACACGATCGAGACCAGCCGGCCGATGGCGGAGTATTTCGTTCGTCACGGCTTCAACATAGCGTCGTTCACCTGCCTCGGCTTCGACGACGATCGCGAGATGGCCCGCATCGCGCCTTCGACGCTTGTCGAGCTGGCACGCCAGGCCATGCATCCGGATGCGGATGCACTGTTCGTGTCCTGTACTGCGTTGCGTTCGGCGCTTGCTGCTGTGGCGATCGAAGAAGCCATCGGCCGCCCCGTCGTCACCTCCAACCAGGCGACCGCCTGGAATTGCCTGAGACTTTGCGGCGACGACAGCGCCCATCCCGAATGGGGCCGGCTCATGACCTGCCCATTGCCGCGCGGCTGA
- the ehuD gene encoding ectoine/hydroxyectoine ABC transporter permease subunit EhuD, with amino-acid sequence MEWDWAFVREIMPTLLEGVKITILATILGSVLAAVLGLAIALLRRSENRLVSRTVGFLAEFIRGTPLLVQLYFIFYVLPDFGLLLPPLTAGVIGLGLHYGTYAAEVYRAGIDNVPRGQWEAAKACNLNARQTWMHIILPQAIPPMIPALANYFIAMFKETPLLSAITVLELMNQAKSVANTYYRYVEPMTLVGAFFLVISLFSVVLLRWLERRYGKVER; translated from the coding sequence ATGGAATGGGATTGGGCCTTCGTCCGCGAGATCATGCCGACCCTGCTCGAGGGCGTGAAGATCACCATCCTGGCGACCATCCTGGGCTCCGTACTGGCGGCCGTGCTTGGGCTCGCCATCGCGCTTCTGCGGCGTTCGGAGAACCGTCTCGTCTCGCGCACGGTCGGCTTCCTTGCCGAATTCATCCGCGGCACGCCGCTTCTGGTCCAGCTCTACTTCATCTTCTACGTGCTGCCTGATTTCGGCCTGCTGCTGCCCCCGCTGACCGCCGGTGTCATCGGACTTGGCCTGCACTACGGCACCTATGCGGCAGAGGTCTATCGCGCCGGCATCGACAACGTGCCGCGCGGGCAATGGGAAGCGGCCAAGGCCTGCAATCTCAACGCCCGCCAGACCTGGATGCACATCATCCTGCCGCAGGCGATCCCGCCGATGATCCCTGCACTGGCCAACTATTTCATCGCCATGTTCAAGGAGACGCCGCTGCTTTCGGCCATCACGGTGCTGGAACTGATGAACCAGGCCAAGAGCGTCGCCAACACCTACTACCGCTATGTCGAGCCGATGACATTGGTGGGCGCCTTCTTCCTGGTGATCAGCCTGTTCTCGGTGGTGCTGCTGCGGTGGCTGGAACGGCGCTACGGCAAGGTGGAGAGATAG
- the ehuC gene encoding ectoine/hydroxyectoine ABC transporter permease subunit EhuC — MIDWSGYLDLILQGALVTIKLTLMGSVLALIMAFLAGLGRLSRFFAVRALATVYIEFFRGTSIFVQLFWAYFVLPMLGFELTPLQAGVLALGLNVGAYAAEVVRGAVQSIGKEQYEACTALNLSRWQGMRHVILPQAFLVMLPTFGNNAIELLKATSVVSLISLADLTFQAQVVRAQTGNTLVPFATILVIYFVLAMLISWGTRSLERRLSRGLDGVRV; from the coding sequence ATGATCGACTGGTCCGGATATCTTGACCTGATCTTGCAAGGTGCGCTGGTCACCATCAAGCTGACGCTGATGGGATCGGTGCTGGCGCTCATCATGGCGTTCCTGGCCGGGCTTGGCAGGCTGTCGCGTTTCTTCGCGGTGCGTGCGCTGGCTACCGTCTATATCGAATTCTTTCGCGGCACCTCGATCTTCGTCCAGCTGTTCTGGGCCTATTTCGTGCTGCCCATGCTGGGCTTCGAACTGACGCCGCTGCAGGCCGGCGTGCTGGCGCTCGGCCTCAATGTCGGCGCCTACGCCGCCGAAGTCGTGCGCGGCGCCGTGCAGTCGATCGGCAAGGAACAGTATGAAGCCTGCACGGCGCTCAATCTGAGCCGCTGGCAGGGCATGCGCCATGTCATCCTGCCACAGGCCTTCCTGGTGATGCTGCCGACATTCGGCAACAACGCCATCGAGCTGCTCAAGGCTACGTCGGTGGTGTCGCTGATCTCGCTGGCCGACCTGACGTTCCAGGCGCAGGTGGTGCGCGCCCAGACCGGCAACACACTGGTGCCCTTCGCCACCATCCTCGTCATCTACTTCGTGCTGGCGATGCTGATTTCCTGGGGCACGCGCAGTCTGGAACGCCGCCTGTCGCGCGGTCTCGATGGAGTGCGCGTGTAA